One segment of Streptomyces sp. NA02950 DNA contains the following:
- a CDS encoding siderophore-interacting protein: MADRPARRSPRPHQAHVVRTEQLTPHMVRVVLGGDGLAAFSAGEWTDHYVKLLFPAPGVSYPEPFDIERIRADFPRDQWPVTRTYTVRTWDPAARELALDFVVHGDEGLAGPWARQAEPGQEIHLLGPGGAYAPSADADWHLLAGDESALPAIATALERLAGQPGGPGGADRAPVRAFVEVAGPEEEHKLILPEGADIVWLHRGGAPVGQALVEAVRSLEFPPGQVHAFVHGEAGFVKEIRRHLRLERQVPREWLSISGYWRRGHNEDGWQASKREWNQQVEAEQEAAA, encoded by the coding sequence ATGGCAGACCGTCCGGCCCGCAGGAGTCCGCGACCCCACCAGGCCCATGTGGTGCGCACCGAGCAGCTCACCCCGCATATGGTGCGGGTGGTGCTGGGCGGTGACGGCCTGGCCGCGTTCTCTGCGGGCGAGTGGACCGACCACTACGTCAAGCTGCTCTTCCCGGCTCCGGGTGTCAGCTATCCCGAGCCGTTCGACATCGAGCGGATCCGGGCCGACTTCCCGCGCGACCAGTGGCCGGTGACGCGTACCTACACGGTGCGCACCTGGGACCCGGCGGCGCGCGAGCTGGCCCTCGACTTCGTGGTCCACGGCGACGAGGGGCTGGCCGGGCCCTGGGCGCGGCAGGCCGAGCCCGGCCAGGAGATCCACCTGCTGGGCCCGGGCGGTGCGTACGCGCCGAGCGCGGACGCGGACTGGCATCTGCTCGCGGGGGACGAGAGCGCGCTGCCCGCGATCGCCACCGCGCTGGAGCGGCTCGCCGGACAGCCGGGCGGACCCGGTGGCGCGGACCGCGCTCCGGTGCGCGCCTTCGTGGAGGTCGCGGGTCCGGAGGAGGAGCACAAGCTCATCCTGCCGGAGGGGGCCGACATCGTCTGGCTGCACCGGGGCGGAGCGCCGGTGGGCCAGGCGCTGGTGGAGGCCGTGCGCTCGCTGGAGTTCCCGCCGGGCCAGGTCCACGCCTTCGTCCACGGCGAGGCGGGTTTCGTGAAGGAGATCCGCCGTCATCTGCGCCTGGAGCGGCAGGTTCCGCGCGAGTGGCTGTCGATCTCCGGCTACTGGCGGCGCGGCCACAACGAGGACGGCTGGCAGGCGTCCAAGCGGGAGTGGAACCAGCAGGTGGAGGCCGAGCAGGAGGCCGCGGCGTAG
- a CDS encoding 5'-3' exonuclease, translating into MSVGYGIMRGVTRRLMLLDTASLYFRAYFGVPDSVRSPDGTPVNAVRGLLDFIARLVQDHRPDDLVACMDFDWRPGWRVALIPTYKAHRVAGEAPEGAGVDQEEVPDTLSPQVPVIDAVLDAVGIARVGAAEYEADDVIGTLAGRATGPVDIVTGDRDLFQLVDDGRQARVLYPVKGVGTLQLVDEAMLREKYGVDGPGYADLALLRGDPSDGLPGVPGIGEKTAAKLLAAHGDLAGIMAAVDDPASKLTPSQRKRLDEARAYVAVAPKVVRVAQDVPLPAFDPALPRRPRDPGALGALEERWGLGGSLRRLLSTLEG; encoded by the coding sequence ATGTCCGTGGGGTACGGCATCATGCGAGGCGTGACGCGACGCCTGATGCTTCTCGATACCGCCTCTCTCTACTTCCGAGCCTATTTCGGAGTGCCGGATTCGGTCAGATCTCCGGACGGGACTCCGGTGAACGCCGTGCGCGGTCTGCTCGACTTCATCGCCCGGCTGGTGCAGGACCACCGGCCGGACGACCTGGTGGCCTGCATGGACTTCGACTGGCGGCCCGGCTGGCGGGTCGCCCTGATCCCCACCTACAAGGCGCACCGGGTGGCCGGGGAGGCCCCCGAGGGGGCCGGGGTGGACCAGGAGGAGGTGCCGGACACCCTCTCCCCGCAGGTCCCGGTGATCGACGCGGTGCTGGACGCGGTGGGCATCGCACGGGTGGGCGCCGCGGAGTACGAGGCCGACGATGTGATCGGCACGCTCGCGGGCCGGGCCACCGGACCGGTCGACATCGTCACCGGCGACCGCGATCTGTTCCAGCTGGTCGACGACGGGCGGCAGGCGCGGGTGCTCTATCCGGTCAAGGGGGTGGGCACCCTCCAGCTGGTGGACGAGGCGATGCTGCGCGAGAAGTACGGCGTGGACGGCCCGGGGTACGCGGATCTGGCGCTGCTGCGCGGCGACCCGAGCGACGGACTGCCGGGGGTGCCCGGCATCGGCGAGAAGACCGCGGCCAAGCTGCTCGCCGCCCATGGCGATCTGGCCGGGATCATGGCCGCCGTGGACGACCCGGCCTCGAAGCTGACCCCCTCGCAGCGCAAGCGGCTGGACGAGGCCCGGGCGTATGTCGCGGTGGCCCCGAAGGTGGTGCGGGTGGCCCAGGACGTGCCCCTGCCCGCCTTCGACCCCGCGCTGCCGCGGCGGCCGCGCGATCCGGGGGCGCTCGGCGCGCTGGAGGAGCGCTGGGGTTTGGGCGGATCTTTGCGTCGCCTTCTGTCCACCCTTGAGGGATGA
- a CDS encoding glycine betaine/L-proline ABC transporter ATP-binding protein, with protein sequence MSKLRAERLYKVFGRRPDEAVSKLEGGTDRETLRAEGTTAAVVDASFDVEAGQIFVVMGLSGSGKSTLLRMLNGLLEPTAGRVHFDGHDLTALDPRDLRQVRSHKISMVFQHFALFPHRSVLENAAYGLEVQGVPGKERFKRAAEALEMVGLGGWERSWPDELSGGMQQRVGLARALATDADLLLMDESFSALDPLIRRDMQDQLLQLQRRLKKTIVFITHDLNEAMRLGDRIAVMRDGRIVQIGSAEDILVSPANDYVASFIQDVDRSRVLTAGAIMTEPGEVLGTTTDDGTTLRTERDVLDAAPATVTADTPIIELFTPCSRSGVAVAVTDDDGSLVGVVSRARLLAVLGDGDDGPDGANPPAPGEPDAPASVKKVISGA encoded by the coding sequence GTGTCCAAGCTGCGAGCTGAACGCCTGTACAAGGTGTTCGGCAGACGACCCGATGAGGCGGTGTCGAAACTCGAGGGCGGCACCGACCGTGAGACCTTGCGTGCGGAGGGTACGACGGCGGCGGTCGTCGACGCCTCCTTCGACGTCGAGGCGGGCCAGATATTCGTCGTCATGGGTCTGTCCGGATCTGGTAAGTCCACCCTGCTGCGCATGCTCAACGGACTCCTGGAGCCGACCGCGGGACGCGTGCACTTCGACGGCCACGATCTGACCGCACTCGACCCGCGCGATCTGCGCCAGGTGCGCTCCCACAAGATCAGCATGGTCTTCCAGCACTTCGCCCTCTTCCCGCACCGCAGTGTGCTGGAGAACGCCGCTTACGGCCTGGAGGTCCAGGGCGTACCGGGCAAGGAGCGGTTCAAGCGCGCCGCCGAGGCGCTGGAGATGGTGGGGCTCGGCGGCTGGGAGCGGTCCTGGCCCGACGAGCTGTCCGGCGGTATGCAGCAGCGCGTCGGCCTCGCCCGCGCCCTGGCCACCGACGCCGATCTGCTGCTGATGGACGAGTCCTTCAGCGCGCTCGACCCGCTGATCCGCCGCGATATGCAGGACCAGCTGCTCCAGCTCCAGAGGCGGCTCAAGAAGACGATCGTCTTCATCACCCACGACCTCAACGAGGCCATGCGGCTCGGTGACCGCATCGCCGTCATGCGCGACGGCCGGATCGTCCAGATCGGCAGCGCCGAGGACATCCTGGTCTCCCCGGCCAACGACTACGTCGCCTCCTTCATCCAGGACGTCGACCGCAGCCGGGTGCTCACCGCCGGAGCGATCATGACCGAGCCCGGCGAGGTGCTGGGCACCACCACCGATGACGGCACCACGCTCCGCACCGAGCGGGACGTACTGGACGCCGCCCCCGCCACCGTCACCGCGGACACCCCGATCATCGAGCTGTTCACGCCCTGCTCCCGCAGCGGTGTGGCGGTCGCCGTGACCGACGACGACGGCTCGCTCGTCGGTGTCGTCTCCCGCGCCCGGCTGCTCGCCGTCCTCGGCGACGGCGACGACGGTCCCGACGGTGCGAACCCACCGGCACCCGGCGAACCGGACGCTCCCGCGTCCGTGAAGAAGGTGATCTCCGGTGCCTAG
- a CDS encoding ABC transporter permease/substrate binding protein — translation MPRIPLGDWINSGVNWLRDNLSWLFDFITSVVQGMYDVVNSVLSAPEPLLMAGILAVLAWWLRGLLPAVLAFAGFALIDSIELWDEAMNTLALVLVAGVITIVFAVPLGIWASRNRTVSAAIRPVLDFMQTMPAFVYLIPGIFFFGLGVVPGVVATIIFSMPPGVRMTELGIRQVDAELVEAADAFGTHPRRTLLRIQLPLALPTIMAGINQVIMLALSMVVIAGMVGAAGLGATVFQAISSVDVAMGFEGGIAVVILAMYLDRMTSALNQRVSPLARRALAKERAKGLRGAKVLHWRPATSVAMVGVVVLALVAGGMKMFGGNEAGPTVTADVGKGQSINIGYINWDEGIASTFLWKELLEQRGFKPKVQSYDVGALWTGMAAGNVDLQTDAWLPATHAAYWSKYKNKLEKLGSWYDKTSLEVAVPSYVKGVKSLEDLKSKSSTFQKKIIGIEPGAGEMKLMQNKVIPEYGLKNYTLVKGSTAAMLTQLERSYAKKEPIAVTLWSPHWAYDKYKLTKLKDPKGAFGKGDHLDAIARKGFSKENPQVAKWMKHFKLSEKQLGSLESAIQDAGKGKEQEGVRAWLKKNPGMVNKLAPVPGGGGDQKGKDAGAAPKIGYFPWDEDIATTYLWKNVLERRGYKPEINQYDVGSMFTGMSSGQVDVEFDGWLPVAQKPYWDRYKKNLVDVGAWYDKTSLEIAVPSYVKDVKSLADLKGKSGLFKGRIVGIEPGTGEMKLLKGKVLKQYGLDKEYEVTGGSSPAMLAQLQRSYAKKEPVAVVLWSPHWAYDKYKLTKLADPKKAFGANNQLHTLANKSFPQKYPEFNGWLKKWHMSEKELASLEAAVQDAGKGNEEKGVQKWMDAHPGIVDQMAPVTS, via the coding sequence GTGCCTAGGATTCCGCTCGGCGACTGGATCAATTCCGGCGTCAACTGGCTCCGCGACAACCTGAGCTGGCTCTTCGACTTCATCACCTCCGTCGTGCAGGGCATGTACGACGTGGTGAACTCGGTGCTCAGCGCCCCCGAGCCGCTGCTGATGGCGGGCATCCTCGCGGTGCTCGCCTGGTGGCTGCGCGGCCTGCTGCCCGCCGTCCTCGCCTTCGCGGGCTTCGCGCTCATCGATTCGATCGAGCTGTGGGACGAGGCGATGAACACCCTCGCGCTGGTGCTGGTCGCCGGTGTGATCACCATCGTGTTCGCGGTGCCGCTGGGCATCTGGGCCTCCCGCAACCGCACCGTGAGCGCGGCGATCCGCCCGGTGCTGGACTTCATGCAGACGATGCCCGCCTTCGTCTATCTGATCCCCGGCATCTTCTTCTTCGGCCTCGGGGTGGTCCCCGGTGTCGTCGCGACCATCATCTTCTCGATGCCCCCGGGCGTCCGGATGACGGAACTGGGCATCCGCCAGGTGGATGCCGAGCTGGTCGAGGCGGCCGACGCGTTCGGCACCCATCCGCGCCGCACCCTGCTCCGCATCCAGCTGCCGCTCGCCCTGCCCACCATCATGGCGGGCATCAACCAGGTGATCATGCTGGCGCTGTCCATGGTCGTCATCGCCGGTATGGTCGGCGCCGCGGGCCTCGGAGCCACCGTCTTCCAGGCGATCAGCTCCGTCGATGTGGCGATGGGCTTCGAGGGCGGCATCGCGGTGGTCATCCTGGCCATGTACCTGGACCGGATGACAAGCGCGCTCAACCAGCGCGTCTCCCCGCTCGCCCGCCGCGCGCTGGCCAAGGAGCGGGCCAAGGGACTCCGCGGTGCGAAGGTGCTCCACTGGCGGCCCGCGACCTCGGTCGCCATGGTCGGCGTGGTGGTCCTGGCCCTGGTCGCCGGCGGGATGAAGATGTTCGGCGGCAACGAGGCCGGTCCCACCGTCACCGCCGACGTCGGCAAGGGCCAGTCGATCAACATCGGCTACATCAACTGGGACGAGGGCATCGCCTCCACCTTCCTGTGGAAGGAGCTGCTGGAGCAGCGCGGCTTCAAGCCCAAGGTGCAGTCGTACGACGTCGGCGCCCTGTGGACCGGTATGGCCGCGGGCAACGTCGACCTCCAGACCGACGCCTGGCTGCCCGCCACCCACGCGGCGTACTGGTCGAAGTACAAGAACAAGCTGGAGAAGCTCGGCTCCTGGTACGACAAGACCTCGCTGGAGGTCGCGGTGCCGTCGTACGTCAAGGGCGTGAAGTCTCTCGAGGACCTCAAGAGCAAGTCCTCCACCTTCCAGAAGAAGATCATCGGCATTGAGCCCGGCGCCGGTGAGATGAAGCTGATGCAGAACAAGGTCATTCCGGAGTACGGGCTCAAGAACTACACCCTGGTCAAGGGCTCCACCGCGGCGATGCTGACCCAGCTGGAGCGCTCGTACGCCAAGAAGGAGCCGATCGCGGTCACCCTGTGGTCCCCCCACTGGGCGTACGACAAGTACAAGCTCACCAAGCTCAAGGACCCCAAGGGCGCCTTCGGCAAGGGCGATCACCTCGACGCCATCGCGCGCAAGGGCTTCTCGAAGGAGAACCCGCAGGTCGCGAAGTGGATGAAGCACTTCAAGCTGAGCGAGAAGCAGCTCGGCAGCCTGGAGTCGGCGATCCAGGACGCGGGCAAGGGCAAGGAACAGGAGGGCGTGCGCGCCTGGCTGAAGAAGAACCCCGGCATGGTCAACAAGCTCGCTCCGGTGCCCGGCGGTGGCGGCGACCAGAAGGGCAAGGACGCCGGTGCCGCGCCCAAGATCGGCTACTTCCCGTGGGACGAGGACATCGCCACCACCTATCTGTGGAAGAACGTCCTGGAGCGGCGCGGCTACAAGCCGGAGATCAATCAGTACGACGTCGGGTCGATGTTCACCGGTATGAGCAGCGGGCAGGTCGACGTCGAATTCGACGGCTGGCTGCCGGTCGCGCAGAAGCCGTACTGGGACCGGTACAAGAAGAATCTCGTCGATGTCGGGGCGTGGTACGACAAGACCTCGCTCGAGATCGCCGTGCCCTCCTACGTCAAGGACGTGAAGTCCCTGGCGGACCTCAAGGGCAAGTCCGGCCTCTTCAAGGGCAGGATCGTCGGCATCGAGCCGGGCACCGGCGAGATGAAGCTGCTCAAGGGCAAGGTCCTCAAGCAGTACGGCCTGGACAAGGAGTACGAGGTCACAGGCGGCTCCTCCCCGGCGATGCTGGCGCAGCTCCAGCGCTCGTACGCCAAGAAGGAGCCGGTGGCCGTCGTCCTGTGGTCCCCGCACTGGGCGTACGACAAGTACAAGCTCACCAAGCTGGCGGACCCGAAGAAGGCGTTCGGGGCCAACAACCAGCTGCACACCCTCGCCAACAAGTCCTTCCCGCAGAAGTACCCGGAGTTCAACGGGTGGCTGAAGAAGTGGCACATGAGCGAGAAGGAGCTGGCGAGCCTTGAGGCGGCCGTGCAGGACGCGGGCAAGGGCAACGAGGAGAAGGGTGTCCAGAAGTGGATGGACGCCCACCCCGGCATCGTGGACCAGATGGCGCCGGTGACTTCCTGA
- a CDS encoding TROVE domain-containing protein, with translation MSKFNRAARRTATATTSEGGAAVTRDTKSELVLLAVVNMVGEQTFYESSDDRDNRFRGLVRAVAVEDADWTARFITWLRAEAQLRSASLVAAAEAVKARLEAGLHGDSRRLVDAACLRADEPGELLAYWTATFGRAVPKPVKRGLADAARRLYTERALLKYDTASHGFRFADVLELVHAAPDPDKPWQGELFRHAVDRRHQKDAAAPPVSLRMLRARARLMALPQWERRAVLERPDAAEALAAAGMTWEALAGWLQGPMDAVAWQAVLPSMGYMALLRNLRNFDQAGGTGLPDEVAERVAARLADPAEVARSRQFPYRFLSAYRAAPSLRWGHALDKALTAATTSVPKLPGRTLVLVDTSASMLSTVSGRSQVRHVDVGALFGVALAHRGCQVDLVGFASGHFTHRPATGGSALRGIEEFCARVGEVGHGTELAAALRNTYRDHDRVVVISDMQTFPFAADGPSVPASEAVPARVPVFGVDTTGYAASSIDTRRPGRYEIGGFSDKLFTMVGLLSEQGGGAGRPVWPWEERRPAAA, from the coding sequence ATGAGCAAGTTCAACCGCGCCGCGCGGCGCACCGCCACGGCGACCACCTCCGAGGGCGGCGCCGCCGTCACGCGCGACACCAAGTCCGAACTGGTGCTGCTCGCCGTGGTCAACATGGTCGGTGAGCAGACCTTCTACGAGTCCTCCGACGACCGCGACAACCGCTTCCGCGGTCTGGTCCGCGCCGTCGCCGTCGAGGACGCCGACTGGACGGCCCGCTTCATCACCTGGCTGCGCGCCGAGGCCCAGCTGCGCAGCGCCTCGCTCGTCGCCGCCGCCGAGGCCGTCAAGGCGCGCCTGGAGGCCGGGCTGCACGGCGACAGCCGCCGCCTCGTGGACGCCGCGTGTCTGCGCGCCGACGAGCCCGGCGAACTGCTCGCCTACTGGACGGCCACCTTCGGCCGTGCCGTGCCCAAGCCCGTCAAGCGCGGTCTGGCCGACGCCGCCCGCCGCCTCTACACCGAGCGCGCCCTGCTGAAGTACGACACCGCGAGCCACGGCTTCCGCTTCGCGGATGTCCTGGAGCTGGTGCACGCCGCCCCGGACCCGGACAAGCCGTGGCAGGGCGAGCTCTTCCGGCACGCCGTCGACCGCCGCCACCAGAAGGACGCGGCGGCGCCGCCGGTCTCGCTGCGCATGCTGCGCGCCCGCGCCCGGCTGATGGCGCTGCCGCAGTGGGAGCGCCGCGCGGTGCTGGAGCGGCCGGACGCCGCCGAGGCGCTGGCCGCCGCGGGGATGACCTGGGAGGCGCTGGCGGGCTGGCTCCAGGGGCCGATGGACGCGGTGGCCTGGCAGGCGGTGCTGCCGTCCATGGGCTACATGGCGCTGCTGCGGAACCTGCGCAACTTCGACCAGGCGGGCGGGACCGGGCTGCCGGACGAGGTCGCCGAGCGGGTCGCCGCCCGGCTGGCCGACCCCGCCGAGGTCGCCCGCTCCCGCCAGTTCCCGTACCGCTTCCTGTCCGCCTACCGGGCCGCGCCGTCGCTGCGCTGGGGCCACGCGCTGGACAAGGCGCTGACGGCCGCCACGACGTCCGTGCCGAAGCTGCCCGGCCGCACCCTGGTGCTCGTGGACACCTCGGCCTCGATGCTGAGCACGGTCTCCGGCCGCTCCCAGGTGCGCCACGTGGACGTCGGCGCGCTGTTCGGGGTGGCGCTGGCCCACCGCGGCTGCCAGGTGGACCTGGTGGGCTTCGCCTCGGGGCACTTCACCCACCGGCCGGCCACGGGCGGTTCGGCGCTGCGCGGGATCGAGGAGTTCTGCGCGCGCGTCGGCGAGGTGGGCCACGGCACCGAACTCGCCGCGGCGCTGCGGAACACCTACCGCGACCACGACCGGGTGGTCGTCATCTCGGACATGCAGACGTTCCCGTTCGCCGCCGACGGCCCCTCCGTCCCGGCCTCGGAGGCCGTCCCCGCGCGGGTGCCGGTGTTCGGCGTCGACACCACCGGGTACGCGGCCTCCTCCATCGACACCCGGCGGCCCGGCCGGTACGAGATCGGCGGCTTCAGCGACAAGCTGTTCACCATGGTGGGACTGCTGTCGGAGCAGGGCGGTGGCGCCGGCCGGCCGGTCTGGCCGTGGGAGGAGCGGAGGCCCGCGGCGGCCTGA
- a CDS encoding aldo/keto reductase, with amino-acid sequence MTSTALCIGGDLTVRRLGFGAMRLPTEPGPARETSLAVARRAVELGITLIDTAHLYGGGANEELLAEALHPYPDELLLTTKVGIARSGPSGEWRLDGRPAVLRDQVEQALRRLRIERIELLQLHRIDPETPLADQLGTLRDLRTEGKIGRIGLSEVTVDELDRAREIVDVASVQNRYNLLDREHEPVLAACEAAGIAFLPWRPVAWGESGANAEVAAVAAEADATPAQVALAWLLARSPVILPIPGTARIDHLEENLAAERLRLTRAQRDRLDRLTESA; translated from the coding sequence GTGACATCGACTGCGTTGTGTATCGGCGGGGATCTGACCGTACGGCGCCTCGGGTTCGGGGCCATGCGCTTGCCGACGGAGCCGGGCCCGGCCCGTGAGACCTCTCTCGCGGTCGCCCGGCGGGCCGTCGAGCTGGGCATCACCCTGATCGACACCGCGCATTTGTACGGCGGGGGAGCCAACGAGGAACTCCTGGCCGAGGCTCTGCACCCCTACCCCGATGAGCTGCTGCTCACCACCAAGGTCGGCATCGCCCGATCGGGGCCTTCGGGCGAGTGGAGGCTCGACGGGCGGCCGGCTGTTCTGCGCGATCAGGTCGAGCAGGCTCTGCGCCGACTGCGCATCGAGCGGATCGAGCTGCTTCAGCTGCACCGTATCGATCCGGAGACACCGCTCGCCGACCAGCTGGGCACCCTGCGGGACCTGCGGACCGAGGGCAAGATCGGCCGGATCGGGCTGTCCGAGGTCACCGTCGACGAACTCGACCGGGCGCGGGAGATCGTCGACGTCGCGAGCGTGCAGAACCGCTACAACCTGCTCGACCGCGAGCACGAGCCGGTACTCGCGGCCTGCGAAGCGGCGGGAATCGCGTTCCTGCCGTGGCGTCCTGTCGCCTGGGGGGAGTCGGGGGCGAATGCCGAGGTCGCCGCCGTGGCGGCCGAGGCCGACGCCACCCCTGCGCAGGTCGCGCTCGCCTGGCTCCTCGCCCGCTCACCGGTCATCCTCCCGATCCCGGGCACCGCCCGGATCGACCACCTGGAGGAGAACCTCGCGGCGGAACGCCTCCGCCTGACCCGGGCCCAACGCGACCGCCTCGACCGGCTGACCGAGTCGGCATAG
- a CDS encoding helical backbone metal receptor produces the protein MSPRTPVRRVVSLVPSLTEAVAATAPELLAGVTDWCAHPPGLGAERIGGTKNPDTDRIAALAPDLVIANEEENRAPDLDALRAAGLEVMVTEVRTLDQAFGELDRVLVRGCGLPRPGWLDEAEAAWADVRPTGPERRAVVPVWRRPWMVLGRDTFAGDVLARLGVRHLYSGHDERYPRVPVDELTARGADLVVLPDEPYRFTAEDGPEAFPGLPAALVSGRHLTWYGPSLAEAPAVLNAALASAS, from the coding sequence ATGAGCCCTCGCACCCCCGTACGGCGTGTGGTGTCCCTCGTGCCCTCGCTCACCGAGGCGGTCGCCGCCACCGCCCCGGAGCTGCTGGCCGGGGTGACCGACTGGTGCGCCCATCCGCCCGGCCTCGGCGCGGAGCGGATCGGTGGCACCAAGAACCCCGACACCGACCGGATCGCCGCCCTCGCACCCGATCTGGTCATCGCCAACGAGGAGGAGAACCGCGCCCCCGACCTCGACGCGCTGCGTGCCGCCGGTCTGGAGGTGATGGTCACCGAAGTACGCACCCTGGACCAGGCGTTCGGCGAACTGGACCGGGTCCTGGTGCGCGGCTGCGGACTGCCGCGCCCCGGCTGGCTGGACGAGGCCGAGGCGGCCTGGGCGGACGTACGGCCCACCGGGCCGGAGCGGCGCGCGGTCGTCCCGGTGTGGCGGCGGCCGTGGATGGTGCTGGGCCGGGACACCTTCGCCGGGGACGTCCTCGCCCGGCTGGGAGTGCGGCACCTCTACAGCGGACACGACGAGCGCTATCCCCGCGTTCCCGTCGACGAGTTGACGGCGCGGGGCGCGGATCTGGTGGTGCTGCCGGACGAGCCGTACCGCTTCACGGCCGAGGACGGGCCGGAGGCGTTCCCCGGCCTGCCCGCGGCCCTGGTCAGCGGCCGTCATCTCACCTGGTACGGGCCTTCGTTGGCGGAGGCGCCCGCGGTGCTCAACGCGGCCCTGGCGTCGGCGTCCTGA
- a CDS encoding TDT family transporter, with protein sequence MVTLAPARPLPAAVAEPPRASVRHLGPNWYATVMGTAIVAGAGAGLPVGVPWLRDVCRPVWALSVLMLAAVLVARTVHWARHRDRARAHLLDPAVAPFYGCLAMALLAVGGGTLTVGSDVIGVTASVALDAVLWTAGTLLGLVVAAGIPCLMVTRHRIGPADASPVWLLPVVAPMVSAALGPPLVPHLPAGQWREAMLVVSGALMGASLLATLLMLPLVFARLLCHGPLPAAQTPALFLVLGPLGQSTTAAGALADALRSAGYSGAPEVAARFASVAYGVPVMGFALLWLALAGALVVRAVRRGMPFAMTWWGFTFPVGTCVTGAAALSRHTGLHAFGWLSVGLYGFLVAAWAVVWTRTAVGVARGTLLAPPPPSLPPSGPQDADARAALSTAGASANEGPYQVR encoded by the coding sequence ATGGTCACTCTCGCGCCTGCCCGCCCCCTCCCCGCCGCCGTGGCCGAACCGCCCCGGGCATCCGTACGCCACCTGGGTCCCAACTGGTACGCCACGGTGATGGGCACCGCGATCGTGGCCGGTGCGGGCGCCGGTCTGCCGGTGGGTGTTCCGTGGCTGCGGGACGTCTGCCGCCCGGTGTGGGCGCTGTCGGTGCTGATGCTGGCCGCCGTGCTGGTGGCCCGTACGGTGCACTGGGCCCGCCATCGCGACCGGGCCCGCGCCCATCTGCTCGACCCGGCGGTCGCGCCCTTCTACGGCTGTCTGGCGATGGCGCTGCTCGCGGTCGGCGGCGGGACGCTGACGGTGGGGTCGGATGTCATCGGCGTCACCGCGTCGGTCGCGCTGGACGCGGTGCTGTGGACGGCCGGAACGCTGCTGGGCCTGGTGGTCGCGGCCGGGATTCCGTGCCTGATGGTGACCCGGCACCGGATCGGCCCCGCGGACGCCTCCCCGGTGTGGCTGCTGCCCGTGGTGGCGCCGATGGTGTCGGCGGCGCTCGGCCCGCCCCTGGTGCCGCATCTGCCCGCCGGGCAGTGGCGGGAGGCCATGCTGGTGGTGAGCGGTGCGCTGATGGGCGCGAGTCTGCTGGCGACGCTGCTGATGCTGCCGCTGGTGTTCGCCCGCCTCCTTTGCCACGGACCGCTTCCCGCGGCGCAGACGCCCGCGCTCTTCCTCGTCCTGGGGCCGCTCGGCCAGTCCACGACGGCCGCGGGCGCACTGGCCGACGCCCTGCGGTCCGCGGGGTACAGCGGGGCCCCGGAGGTAGCCGCGCGGTTCGCCTCGGTGGCGTACGGCGTGCCGGTGATGGGGTTCGCGCTGCTGTGGCTGGCGCTGGCCGGGGCGCTGGTGGTGCGGGCCGTACGGCGCGGAATGCCGTTCGCGATGACGTGGTGGGGGTTCACCTTCCCGGTCGGCACCTGTGTCACGGGGGCGGCAGCGCTGTCCCGCCACACCGGGCTGCACGCGTTCGGCTGGCTGTCGGTGGGGCTGTACGGCTTTCTGGTGGCGGCGTGGGCGGTGGTCTGGACGCGTACGGCGGTCGGGGTGGCGCGCGGCACCCTGCTCGCGCCTCCGCCGCCTTCGCTTCCGCCGTCCGGGCCTCAGGACGCCGACGCCAGGGCCGCGTTGAGCACCGCGGGCGCCTCCGCCAACGAAGGCCCGTACCAGGTGAGATGA